CGCCTTCCCCACGCATGGAAATCGGCCATCCTCGCCCGCTCCGGTGACTGCAACATCAAGATCCTGAAAATGGACCGGCAGCCCTATCCGGACGAAACGCATGACTACAACGAGGCGCTGATCGTCGTCAGCGGCATGCTGCGCCTGTCGGTCGCGGGCGAGACAATCGAGGTGAAGGCGGGCGACATGTACGTGGCGCAGGCGGGCGTGCCCCATGCGGTGTTGGAGGGCAGCCATGGGGTGCTGATGATCGTGGATCCGGTCGAGGATGAATGCTGACGACGCCATGGTGGACCCACAACAACTGAACAAGCGCATCGACCTCATGAAAAATGAGGCGCAAGCGTACATA
The Achromobacter sp. AONIH1 DNA segment above includes these coding regions:
- a CDS encoding cupin domain-containing protein, with amino-acid sequence MALFNLADAADRLPHAWKSAILARSGDCNIKILKMDRQPYPDETHDYNEALIVVSGMLRLSVAGETIEVKAGDMYVAQAGVPHAVLEGSHGVLMIVDPVEDEC